From a region of the Geothrix sp. 21YS21S-2 genome:
- a CDS encoding aminotransferase class I/II-fold pyridoxal phosphate-dependent enzyme — translation MPDNAYDPETFRALGHRAVDALADHLAQVQGGTPPVLPWREPPESLRAWPADFTRGGGADPMHLIARVLEGSHHLQHPRYVGHQCSAPLPLTALLGMVADLLNNGTAVYEMGPVSTAMERSLVQWFSGLAGYDPARAGGVLTHGGSAGNLTALLAARQASTPYDVWEEGYRAPMDLCLLASDQTHYSVRRSAQVLGLGGRNVIAVPTDERFRMRPEALEAALDEAEARGRRVLAVVGSAGSTATGAIDPLEDIAAICEARGVWFHVDGAHSGAFLVSDRLRPRLAGIGRAHSLVIDAHKMLMMPSLATAVLFRDEGHSFETFSQQASYLFDRSARQEWYNLAHRTLECTKRFLSLDLYVALQVLGTDYFARYLESRVDLASWFADAIEARPGWELAVRPEGNIVCFRAGGGGDAFQSAAREAIVREGSFHLVKTQLRGRTWLRTTLINPLTTRDDLTALMDRLDRPGTP, via the coding sequence ATGCCCGACAACGCCTACGATCCGGAAACCTTTCGCGCGCTCGGCCACCGCGCCGTGGATGCCCTGGCCGACCACCTCGCCCAGGTCCAGGGAGGGACGCCGCCGGTGCTGCCCTGGCGGGAGCCCCCGGAGTCCCTCCGGGCCTGGCCCGCGGACTTCACCCGCGGAGGCGGGGCCGATCCCATGCACCTCATCGCCCGGGTGCTGGAGGGCTCCCACCATCTGCAGCATCCTCGCTACGTGGGCCATCAGTGCTCGGCCCCCCTGCCCCTCACCGCCCTCCTGGGCATGGTCGCGGACCTCCTGAACAACGGCACCGCGGTGTACGAAATGGGACCGGTCTCGACCGCCATGGAGCGGAGCCTCGTCCAGTGGTTCTCGGGCCTCGCGGGCTACGATCCGGCCCGGGCCGGGGGCGTCCTCACCCACGGCGGCAGCGCGGGCAACCTCACGGCGCTGCTCGCGGCGCGCCAGGCCTCCACGCCCTACGACGTGTGGGAGGAGGGCTACCGGGCCCCCATGGACCTGTGCCTGCTGGCCTCGGACCAGACCCACTATTCCGTGCGCCGCTCGGCCCAGGTGCTGGGCCTGGGCGGGAGGAACGTCATCGCGGTGCCCACCGACGAACGCTTCCGCATGCGCCCCGAAGCCCTGGAGGCGGCCCTGGACGAGGCCGAAGCCCGGGGCCGGAGGGTGCTGGCGGTCGTGGGCAGCGCGGGATCCACCGCCACCGGGGCCATCGACCCGCTGGAGGACATCGCGGCCATCTGCGAGGCGCGGGGCGTCTGGTTCCATGTGGACGGCGCCCACAGCGGCGCCTTCCTGGTATCGGACCGCCTTCGTCCGCGGCTCGCGGGCATCGGGCGCGCCCACAGCCTGGTCATCGACGCCCACAAGATGCTGATGATGCCTTCCCTGGCCACGGCCGTGCTGTTCCGGGACGAGGGCCACTCGTTCGAGACCTTCAGCCAGCAGGCCTCGTACCTCTTCGACCGCAGCGCCCGCCAGGAGTGGTACAACCTCGCCCACCGCACCCTCGAGTGCACCAAGCGCTTCCTGAGCCTGGACCTCTACGTGGCCCTGCAGGTGCTCGGCACCGACTACTTCGCCCGGTACCTCGAATCCCGGGTGGACCTGGCCTCCTGGTTCGCCGATGCCATCGAGGCGCGGCCCGGCTGGGAACTTGCGGTGCGCCCCGAGGGCAACATCGTCTGCTTCCGGGCCGGGGGCGGAGGCGACGCCTTCCAGTCCGCCGCACGGGAGGCCATCGTCCGCGAGGGCTCCTTCCATCTGGTGAAGACCCAGCTGCGGGGCCGCACCTGGCTGCGCACGACCCTCATCAACCCGCTCACCACGCGGGACGACCTCACGGCCCTGATGGACCGGCTGGACCGGCCAGGTACACCCTGA
- a CDS encoding sugar MFS transporter, producing MNLRMAALLMAFLVMGFGDLRGSFLGIAREVFGISAAQGALIPLAGASAFALCALPVGLLATRKGKRFVLQAGLLLTAAAHALPWVVLSRYEHLLAAIFLIGVGMTFLLVAGNPLLRDVTEPARYSRNLTFAQFFKSLGSIAGPCLLPPVVALGLTWKGVFPVFALASLAVWAVITWVPFPVTPAERPATLKGMLGLLGAPPLRWKVLGIFLLSGSEMGMNNFLASHMGLTFGMDIQKEAITLGQGLFWVSQGAGRLVGALVLARVPTRRFMLTCAVACLVGLCGLILGTRGVAIASVALCGMGFSNIWPCLFALSLEARPERSSEIGGLAVMANVGGAVLPLLMGWVTDLSSVRFAFLVPLAALAYVAGLARVRCGTSGCAP from the coding sequence TTGAACCTGCGGATGGCGGCGCTGCTCATGGCCTTCCTGGTGATGGGCTTCGGGGACCTGAGGGGCAGCTTCCTGGGAATCGCCCGGGAGGTCTTCGGCATCTCCGCGGCCCAGGGGGCCCTGATCCCCCTGGCCGGCGCCTCGGCCTTCGCCCTGTGTGCGCTGCCCGTGGGGCTCCTTGCCACCCGGAAGGGCAAGCGCTTCGTCCTCCAGGCCGGCCTGCTGCTTACCGCCGCCGCCCATGCCCTTCCCTGGGTCGTGCTGTCCCGCTATGAGCACCTTCTGGCCGCCATCTTCCTCATCGGCGTGGGGATGACGTTCCTGCTGGTGGCGGGCAATCCGCTGCTGCGGGATGTGACCGAACCCGCCCGCTATTCCCGGAACCTCACCTTCGCCCAGTTCTTCAAGAGCCTGGGCTCCATCGCGGGACCCTGCCTGCTGCCCCCGGTCGTGGCCCTCGGGCTCACCTGGAAGGGCGTCTTTCCGGTCTTCGCCCTGGCCTCGCTTGCCGTGTGGGCGGTCATCACCTGGGTGCCCTTCCCCGTGACCCCCGCGGAGCGCCCCGCCACCCTGAAGGGCATGCTCGGCCTGCTGGGGGCGCCGCCGCTGCGCTGGAAGGTCCTGGGCATCTTCCTCCTCTCGGGTTCCGAAATGGGTATGAACAATTTCCTGGCCAGCCACATGGGGCTCACCTTCGGCATGGATATCCAGAAGGAGGCCATCACCCTGGGGCAGGGCCTCTTCTGGGTGAGCCAGGGGGCGGGCCGGCTCGTCGGGGCGCTGGTCCTGGCCCGCGTGCCGACCCGGAGGTTCATGCTGACTTGCGCGGTCGCGTGCCTGGTCGGCCTATGCGGCCTGATCCTGGGTACCCGGGGGGTGGCCATCGCCTCCGTGGCGCTTTGCGGCATGGGCTTCTCGAACATCTGGCCCTGCCTGTTCGCCCTTTCCCTGGAGGCCCGGCCCGAGCGGTCCTCGGAGATCGGGGGCCTGGCCGTCATGGCCAATGTGGGGGGGGCCGTCCTGCCGCTCCTCATGGGCTGGGTGACGGACCTCAGCTCGGTGCGCTTTGCCTTCCTGGTCCCCCTGGCGGCCTTGGCCTACGTGGCGGGCCTGGCCCGGGTCAGGTGCGGAACTTCCGGATGCGCTCCATGA